The genomic window CATTCCACGCCAGGCGAACAGCGTCCAAGCCCGAATCGGGCCCTCGCCATCGGCGCCGCCGCGCGGACGCCGCGGGTGGCCGCGGCCCGGCGCGGGGAGCCGATGAAGAATCGATGAACCAGGACATGTCGATCCCGGGCCGATTGACGGTCGGCGGCGCAGGGCTCATACTGCCGGGGCGTCCGTGGCAACGTGGCTGCGCTCCCGGAGGGGCCGATGATCCGAGGCTGGATTCTGACGTGCTGGGCCGTCCTGGTCTCCGCGGCCCTCGGCCAGGTGCCGTCGATCGAGTCGACCGCGGACCTCGTCGGCCGCGGGCGGGACAACGTGATCAGCACGCCCGTCAACCAGGTCCTCACGCCCTACGGCCGCCAGGTGGAGCTGGACGGGCTGCGCCCCCAGGCGATCGCGCTGTCGCCGGACGGCAGGAGGCTGCTCGTCTCGGGCAAGACGAGCGAGCTGCTCGCGATCGACCCGGACCAGGCGAAGGTCGTCCAGCGCGTCGCCCTCCCGCCCGAGAGCCAGAAGCAGCCGCCGAAGGTGGCCTCGCCGAACATCCTCAACCCCGACCGCAAGGGGCAGGTCAGCTACACCGGCCTGATCTACGCGCACTCCGGCAGGCGCGTCTACCTGAGCAACGTGGACGGCTCCATCAAGGTGTTTGCCGTGGCGGGCGACGGGACCATCGAGCCCACCCACGTCTTCAACCTGCCCGAGGCGAAGGCGCCCCGCCGCAAGGAGGAGATCCCCAGCGGCCTGGCGCTCTCGGACGACGACACGCGACTGTACGTCTGCGGCAACCTCTCCAACACGCTCCTGGAGATCAGCACGGCCGACGGCAAGGTGCTCCGCACCTGGGACGTGGGCGTGGCCCCTTATGACGTCGTCCTCGCGAAGGGCAAGGCATTCGTCAGCAACTGGGGAGGCCGTCGCCCCGGCCCCGGCGACCTGACCGGGCCCGCCGGGCGCGGGACCGTGGTGCGCGTGGATCCGGTCCGCCACATCGCGAGCGAGGGGTCGGTGAGCGTCGTCGACCTGGCGGCGAACCGCGTCTCGAAGGAGCTCATCACGGGCCTGCACGCCTCCGGCCTGGCCGCCTCGCCGGACCGCAAGTTCGTCGTCTGCGCCAACGCCGGCAGCGACAACCTGAGCCTGATCGACGTCGACAAGGAGGCGGTGGTCGAGACGGTCTGGGCGAAGGCCAGGCCGTCGGACCTCTTCGGGGCCTCGCCCAACGCGCTCGCATTCGACGACGCCGGCAAGCGGCTGTACGTCGCCAACGGGTCGCAGAACGCCGTCGCCGTCCTCCGCTTCGACCCCGAGGACAAGGGGGACACGAAGCTCCAGGGCCTGATCCCCGCCGGCTGGTTCCCGGGCGCCGTCCTCTTCGACGCCCGCCGGAAGGTCCTCTGCGTGGCCAACATCAAGGGCCTGCCGGAGCGCCCGAAGGCGCAGAAGAACGGGTCGAAAGGCTTCAACTCGCACCACTATTCCGGCTCGGTCTCCCTGATGCCGATCCCTTCGAAGGAGGACCTGCCCAAGCTCGCCGAGCGGGCCGCGAAGAACATGCGACGAGGGGCCATCGCCCAGGCGGCCCTGCCGGCCCGGAAGGGCCAGCCGCCGCGGGCGATCCCCGAGCGGATCGGCGAGCCCAGCCTGATCGAGCACGTCGTCTACGTGATCAAGGAGAACCGGACGTACGACCAGATCTTCGGCAAGCTCCCGCGGGGCCGGGGGCACGCCGACCTGTGCGTCTTCGGCGCGGAGGTCACGCCGAACCAGCACAAGATGGTGGACGAGTTCGTCCTCCTGGACAACACCTACTGCGCCGGCATCTGCAGCGCGGACGGCCACCAGTGGAGCACCACGGCCTTCGGCACGGACTACATGGAGAAGAGCTTCGCGGGCTTCCCGCGGAGCTACCCGGACGGCATGGGGGAGGACGAGGCCGACGCCCTGGCCTACTCGCCCGCCGGCTTCCTCTGGGACAACGCCGTCGCCCACAAGAAGTCGATCCGCAACTACGGCGAGTTCATGGCCCCGAAGGTCCGCTGGAAGGACCCGAAGCGGAAAGGCTCGCCCGATTACCTCTCCTGCTATCGCACCTGGAAGGGCGAGTCCGGGGACGTGATCTTCGAATGCGAGCCCTCGGTCGAGTCCCTCCGGCCCTTCTCGCCGACGGATTACGTCGGCTGGGAGATGGCCGTGCCGGATCAGTTCCGGGCGGACTACGTCATCCGAGAACTGAAGGAGTTCGAGAGGAAGGGCGAGTTCCCCAACCTGGTGCTGATCTGCCTGCCGAACGACCACACCAGCGGCACGAGCTTCGGCAGCCCCACGCCGGCCTCGTGCATGGCGGACAACGACCTCGCCTTCGGCCGGGTCGTCGAGGCCCTCAGCCATTCGCGGTTCTGGGGCAAGATGGCCATCTTCGGCATCGAGGACGACCCCCAGGCCGGCTGGGACCACGTCAGCGGCTACCGGACGACCGCCTACTGCATCAGCCCCTACGCGAAGCGGAAGGCCGTGGTCAGCACCCAGTACAACACCACGAGCCTGATCCGGACGATCGAGCAGATCCTCGGCCTCCCGCCCATGAACCAGTTCGACGCCAGCGCCACGCCGATGTTCGACTGCTTCACCGACAAGCCCGACCCGACGCCCTTCGAATCCGTCGCCAACAAGGTCCCCCTGGACCAGATGAACCCCAACCCCCGCGCCATCCGCGACGAGGCCCTCAGGCGGGACGCCCTCGTCTCCGCGCAGCTCAACTTCCGCGAGGTGGACAAGGCCCCGGAGGACGTCCTCAACCGCATCCTCTGGCGCGCCCAGAAAGGCACCGCCGTCCCCTATCCCGAATGGGCGGTCACGCTGGTGGAGGATGATGATTGAGGTGCCCTGCCCTCCCGGATTGGCGTGTGCGTCGATCAGGAACCTGCGAGGCGACGGATGTCCTTGATCAGCAGGAACAGGTGGAGCGGGTCGGTGGGTGAGGCGATGAATCCAAAGTGCTCATAGAAAGCCCGGGCCGCCTCCCCCTTCGCGTTCACCGCGAAGGCGCGGATGCCGGCAATGTCGGCCGCCTGGAGGGTCCGCCGCATCGCATCCTTCAGCAAGCCGCCGCCCAGCCCTCGTCCCTGCCAGCTCGTGGCGACCGCCAGGCGTGCCAACAGCATGATCGGGATGGGATGGCGGGCCAGCCCTTTTCGCAATCGATCCGGAGCGTCGTCGAAGGCCACCTCGGCCACGGCCAGCGAATGGTAACCGACGACGATCGAGCCCGAGACTGCCACGTAGGTCTGCGCAGCCTCCGCTCGCTGGTTGGCCAGGGCAAACCGGATCAGGAAGCGATTCAGCTCCTCGCTCCCGCAGTCGAACCCCTCGAGGGCATGGTCGGGCCGGAGTTTCTCGATCCGCAGCGGATCGCTCACCGGTCGGCTCCGCCCTCGAAGACGCTGGGCTCCTGTAACAACCGGGCGAGCCTCGGCAAGTCGCGAGGAGGCGAGTCGAGGGCCTCCAGGAACGCCTCCCACCGTTGGGCATCTAATCCGAACCGCGTCCGGTTGGTCAGCACCTCCCCGGCTCGCTCCAAGGCGCTATCGAGGACGAACTCGCTCACCGACCGTTGTGCCACGTGGGCCGCCGCCTGGAGCCTCTCCTTTGCCTCCGGCGACAGCCGTAGGTCTAGTTTCGCGCTCCGCGCGGATCGTTGAGTCATGACTATCCTCCGTAAAGGCCGTCGAGAATGTATCATATACGCCCGACAATGTCATGACAAATACAAAGCTCCTCCGGTACTCGTAACTTTCCTGGCGAGCTCGCAGCAGATCGCGGCATGGGACCGGGGAGTCGGCAACGAGATTCACGCCTTCGCGGGAATCGGCGGCGACGAAAGGATCTCGCCCACGACGTGGGCCGGGCGGCCGTCGGTGAGGCTCTGGGCTCGGCCGTTGGCATGGTAGGCCAGCTTCGCGTGGTCGAGGCCGAGCTGGTGCAGGACCGTGGCCTGGAAGTCGTTAGGGGTGACGACGTTGTCCGCGGCGCGGTGGCCGACCTCGTCGGTGGATCCGTAGGTCATGCCGCCGCGGATGCCGCCGCCGGCGAGCCAGATGGAGAAGCCCTGGCCGTTGTGGTCGCGGCCGGCGCTGTCGTCCAGGTTGCCTTCGCTGACGGGGAGACGGCCGATCTCGCCGCCCCAGTGGACGAGGGTCGTCTCCAGCAGCCCGCGCTGCTTCAGGTCGGCGACGAGCGCGGCCGCGGGGCGGTCGGTGCGGCGGCAGATGGCGGGCAGCGACGACTTGATGCTGCTGTGGGTGTCCCACGGCTGGCCGCCCAGGAAGAGCTGGACGAACCGGACCCCGCGCTCGACGAGCCGCCGCGCGAGCAGGCAGCGCGTGCCGTATTCCCTCGTGGCGTCCTGGTCCAGGCCGTACATCCGCTTGATGTACTCAGGCTCGCCGGAGATGTCCAGCGCCTCCTTGGCGGCGGTCTGCATCGACGCGGCGAGCTCGTACGTCCGGATCCGGGCCTCCAGCTCGGCCTCGCCGGGGTGCATCGCGGCGTGGCGCCGGTTCAACGCGTCGAGGAAGGCGAGGTTGCGGGCCTGCGCCGGGCCGCGGAGGTGGGGCGGCGGGTCGAGGTTCAGGATCCGCGGCTCCTGCGGGCGGAGGACGGCCCCCTGGTAGAGGGGCGACATGAAGCCGCTCGACCAGTTGTTCGTGCCGTC from Aquisphaera giovannonii includes these protein-coding regions:
- a CDS encoding bifunctional YncE family protein/alkaline phosphatase family protein encodes the protein MIRGWILTCWAVLVSAALGQVPSIESTADLVGRGRDNVISTPVNQVLTPYGRQVELDGLRPQAIALSPDGRRLLVSGKTSELLAIDPDQAKVVQRVALPPESQKQPPKVASPNILNPDRKGQVSYTGLIYAHSGRRVYLSNVDGSIKVFAVAGDGTIEPTHVFNLPEAKAPRRKEEIPSGLALSDDDTRLYVCGNLSNTLLEISTADGKVLRTWDVGVAPYDVVLAKGKAFVSNWGGRRPGPGDLTGPAGRGTVVRVDPVRHIASEGSVSVVDLAANRVSKELITGLHASGLAASPDRKFVVCANAGSDNLSLIDVDKEAVVETVWAKARPSDLFGASPNALAFDDAGKRLYVANGSQNAVAVLRFDPEDKGDTKLQGLIPAGWFPGAVLFDARRKVLCVANIKGLPERPKAQKNGSKGFNSHHYSGSVSLMPIPSKEDLPKLAERAAKNMRRGAIAQAALPARKGQPPRAIPERIGEPSLIEHVVYVIKENRTYDQIFGKLPRGRGHADLCVFGAEVTPNQHKMVDEFVLLDNTYCAGICSADGHQWSTTAFGTDYMEKSFAGFPRSYPDGMGEDEADALAYSPAGFLWDNAVAHKKSIRNYGEFMAPKVRWKDPKRKGSPDYLSCYRTWKGESGDVIFECEPSVESLRPFSPTDYVGWEMAVPDQFRADYVIRELKEFERKGEFPNLVLICLPNDHTSGTSFGSPTPASCMADNDLAFGRVVEALSHSRFWGKMAIFGIEDDPQAGWDHVSGYRTTAYCISPYAKRKAVVSTQYNTTSLIRTIEQILGLPPMNQFDASATPMFDCFTDKPDPTPFESVANKVPLDQMNPNPRAIRDEALRRDALVSAQLNFREVDKAPEDVLNRILWRAQKGTAVPYPEWAVTLVEDDD
- a CDS encoding GNAT family N-acetyltransferase, with the translated sequence MSDPLRIEKLRPDHALEGFDCGSEELNRFLIRFALANQRAEAAQTYVAVSGSIVVGYHSLAVAEVAFDDAPDRLRKGLARHPIPIMLLARLAVATSWQGRGLGGGLLKDAMRRTLQAADIAGIRAFAVNAKGEAARAFYEHFGFIASPTDPLHLFLLIKDIRRLAGS
- a CDS encoding type II toxin-antitoxin system TacA family antitoxin; its protein translation is MTQRSARSAKLDLRLSPEAKERLQAAAHVAQRSVSEFVLDSALERAGEVLTNRTRFGLDAQRWEAFLEALDSPPRDLPRLARLLQEPSVFEGGADR
- a CDS encoding DUF1501 domain-containing protein, with product MSTEPLPPTRRDFLASSAFGIGAFALAHLLRRDGLLADVPSKPGENLPLDLKPRPPHFAPKATAMISLFMHGGPSHVDLFDPKPELQRNHGKDYGGEVTFSFVNRASKKLLGSPWKFAKHGQSGTDVSELLPETARMVDDLCVIRSMHTGHNGHEVSIRYFHGGIAALTGRPTLGSWVVYALGSESQDLPAYMVLSDPDGPPVDGTNNWSSGFMSPLYQGAVLRPQEPRILNLDPPPHLRGPAQARNLAFLDALNRRHAAMHPGEAELEARIRTYELAASMQTAAKEALDISGEPEYIKRMYGLDQDATREYGTRCLLARRLVERGVRFVQLFLGGQPWDTHSSIKSSLPAICRRTDRPAAALVADLKQRGLLETTLVHWGGEIGRLPVSEGNLDDSAGRDHNGQGFSIWLAGGGIRGGMTYGSTDEVGHRAADNVVTPNDFQATVLHQLGLDHAKLAYHANGRAQSLTDGRPAHVVGEILSSPPIPAKA